The genomic window TGGAGACCACCACCGTCACTGAGGCCGGCGTGCCGGTCGCGTTCCGCGCCGGAGCCGCTCAGCCGGTCCCGGCGCAGCCGTCCGGCACTACCGCGGTGAACCCGCTGCCGCTGCACTGGTTCCAGAAGGACGCGGTGGCGGCCGCGGTGCGCGAGGTGAAGGACGGCGGCCGCGCAACCGTCGTCGCGGCGACCGGATCCGGCAAGACCCTCATCGCGGCCGGCTGCGCCCGACGTCTGGCCGCTCGGGGCCGGGTGCTGGTGCTGGTGCCGACGATCGAGCTGCTGGAGCAGACCGCCGAGGCCTGGTCGCTGCGCGGCGGGCGTCGGGGCCTGGCGGTCGCGGCGTGCTCGCGGGAGGAGGCGCTGGAGAGCGCGGAAGCCGGCGGCCGGATCCACGCCAAGGTGACCACGCAGGCCGTCCGGATCACCGACCTCGTCAACGGCGCCCCGGACGACCAGCCGGTCACCGTCTACGCCACCTACGCCTCGCTGGAGCGCATCGTCCAGGCCCACCAGGGCTGGGGTTTGGCCCGGTGGGACCTCGTGATCATCGACGAGGCCCACCGTACGGCGGGCGCCGAGGGGAAGGCGTGGGCGGCGGTCCACGACGACGCCAAGGTCCCGGCGAAGCGCCGGTTGTACTTCACCGCGACCCCGCGGATCGCGGACGACCGGCGGGCGAAGGACGGCCTGGCCGACCTCGCCGACGCCGATGGCCAGGCGCTGCCCGTCCTCTGCTCCATGGACGACGAGACGATCTACGGCAAGACCTGTTTCAGCTGGACCCTCAGCCAGGGCATCGAGCACGGCTACCTCGCCGACTACCGGGTGCTCGTGCCGGTGGTGACGGACGAGGACCTGCGCGAGCTGCTGAACCTGCCGGCCGTCGCCGACCTGCGCTCCCAGCGCAGCAACGAGGAACTCCTGCGCCTGGCCCTGCAGATCGCGGTCCTGCGCGCGATCGCCGACCTCGACCTGCGCCGCGTCATCACCTTCCACTCCCGGGTCACGGCAGCCCGCGAGTTCGCGAGCACCCTGCTGGGGGCCTCCGAGTTGCTGCCCGACGCGGAGCGCCCGGAGCGGCTGACCGCCCTCGCGGTGGCCGGCACCGACCGGCTCAAGGACCGCCGGGCCGCGTTCGCCACCTTCAAGGCCTCCACCGGCGACGACGGCGAGGAGTGCTGCATCATCTGCAACGCTCGCCTCCTGTCAGAAGGAATCGACGTCCGAGCCGTGGATGCGGTGTGCTTCGCGGACCCGAAGTCGAGCGTGATCGACATCGTCCAGGCCGTCGGGAGGGCGCTGCGC from Kitasatospora sp. NBC_01250 includes these protein-coding regions:
- a CDS encoding DEAD/DEAH box helicase codes for the protein METTTVTEAGVPVAFRAGAAQPVPAQPSGTTAVNPLPLHWFQKDAVAAAVREVKDGGRATVVAATGSGKTLIAAGCARRLAARGRVLVLVPTIELLEQTAEAWSLRGGRRGLAVAACSREEALESAEAGGRIHAKVTTQAVRITDLVNGAPDDQPVTVYATYASLERIVQAHQGWGLARWDLVIIDEAHRTAGAEGKAWAAVHDDAKVPAKRRLYFTATPRIADDRRAKDGLADLADADGQALPVLCSMDDETIYGKTCFSWTLSQGIEHGYLADYRVLVPVVTDEDLRELLNLPAVADLRSQRSNEELLRLALQIAVLRAIADLDLRRVITFHSRVTAAREFASTLLGASELLPDAERPERLTALAVAGTDRLKDRRAAFATFKASTGDDGEECCIICNARLLSEGIDVRAVDAVCFADPKSSVIDIVQAVGRALRQSYQQGKVSWVIIPVYLPTPEVGDDTAAADPAEVHDAAEAVKAEADAEIEASSFRTIWRVLRALAAHDARVVGRITELRASRSQGTAHTTAAKPAESEAGEPGGEGEQPPAPVESPIEWLRINARQHAARILQTVKLRAFNPRAVEWQRMHAVAAIFHLQHGHLDPTDKTKHAELISWLTRQRHLHGQGLLDAARISELDALGMIWSKNANAWERGAAYAAAFHHQHGHLAIPATAKLDDYAVGAWMRRQRKADNLTTDQVAKLDALDELWRLEPDWNRSYRRLLAYLAAGGTLDGPVNRTGLGDDTAFRPGTWLRKQDKARTEGKLTDHQAALLDALTRHAETVTG